In Cyprinus carpio isolate SPL01 chromosome A14, ASM1834038v1, whole genome shotgun sequence, a single window of DNA contains:
- the LOC109060320 gene encoding xaa-Pro aminopeptidase 2-like, protein MSSSGWILAVCLVVLEGGRHAVWAEEGSGSERNCSAIPPYLPPTAVNTTLRLRDLRASMIPLNISAYIIPATDAHLSEYIAPRDARLAWISGFTGSAGTAVITENKAVLWTDSRYWIQAERQIDCNWELERDASVRSITNWLILEIPEGGQVGFDPFLFSVDTFDVYNTNLAPARILKSIPDNLVDKIWTGRPPLPPDNPIRLPDNVIERTWPMKVEQIRAQISDNPYKPTAVLLSALDETAWLFNLRGNDIPFNPFFYSYTLLSMDEIWLFVHIERITEELKVYLNSSCYHSYCVQLLEYSSVRSYLQSYLQKLNVRVWVGTEYTNQALYELITPEDKLLTTTYSPVLTTKAVKDATEQRILKEAHIRDAVAVMQLLVWLEKKVPEGTETELTAAHFVDQCRSKQKNSRGPSFETISASGANAALAHYSPSNETARKLSVDEMYLVDSGGQYLDGTTDITRTVHWGKPTDFQKEAYTRVLMGNIEISRSVFPAGTRGVNMEMLGRRALWEVGLNYGHGTGHGLGNYFGVHEWPVGFQSNNIPFQEGMFTSIEPGYYKENDFGIRIEDIAVTVPATTELGNNYLTFETVSLVPYDRKLINTSLLSPEQVHWLNKYYESIRSVVGPELERQALKEEYDWMMKHTAPFLSAGASAVISSVTLLVTMLPSVLLHNLL, encoded by the exons ATGAGCTCCTCAGGCTGGATACTGGCTGTGTGTCTTGTGGTTCTTGaag GAGGCAGACATGCTGTGTGGGCTGAGGAAGGGTCAGGCAGTGAGAGGAACTGTTCTGCAATTCCTCCG TATTTGCCACCAACAGCTGTGAACACGACTCTGAGGCTTCGTGATCTGAGAGCATCCATGATCCCCTTGAACATCTCAGCCTACATCATCCCAGCCACAGATGCTCATCTG AGTGAGTACATTGCCCCCAGAGATGCGAGGTTGGCCTGGATATCTGGCTTCACTGGCTCTGCAG GAACAGCAGTAATTACTGAAAACAAGGCTGTTTTGTGGACCGATAGCCGCTACTGGATTCAGGCAGAGAGACAAATTGACTGTAACTGGGAGCTAGAGCGAGATG CCTCCGTTCGCAGCATTACCAACTGGCTAATCCTAGAGATCCCTGAGGGAGGTCAGGTGGGCTTTGACCCATTCCTCTTCTCTGTAG ACACATTTGACGTCTACAACACCAACCTGGCTCCAGCCCGGATCCTGAAGTCTATTCCTGATAACCTGGTGGATAAAATATGGACAGGTCGACCTCCTCTGCCTCCTGACAACCCCATACGCTTACCTGACAATGTCATCG AGAGGACCTGGCCAATGAAAGTAGAGCAGATACGAGCCCAGATAAGTGACAATCCATACAAGCCCACCGCTGTGCTGCTTTCAGCTCTGGACGAAACTGCAT GGCTGTTTAATCTACGAGGCAACGACATCCCTTTTAATCCATTCTTCTATTCTTACACTCTGCTGTCAATGGATGAGATATG GCTCTTTGTGCACATTGAACGAATAACAGAAGAGTTGAAGGTGTACCTGAACTCTTCATGCTACCATTCCTATTGTGTGCAGCTGCTTGAGTACAGCTCTGTGCGCTCATACCTGCAGTCCTATCTACAGAAACTCAACGTTAGGGTGTGGGTGGGTACAGAGTACACCAACCAAGCCCTGTATGAGCTCATCACTCCTGAG GACAAACTTCTGACCACCACCTACTCTCCAGTACTGACCACAAAAGCAGTGAAAGATGCAACTGAGCAGCGTATTCTCAAAGAGGCTCAT ATTAGAGATGCAGTCGCAGTCATGCAGCTTCTGGTGTGGCTTGAGAAAAAAGTTCCAGAAGGCACAGAGACCGAGCTTACAGCAGCACATTTTGTCGATCAGTGTCGCAG CAAACAGAAGAACAGCAGAGGGCCGAGTTTTGAGACTATTTCTGCAAGTGGAGCTAATGCTGCTCTTGCTCACTACAG tccATCTAATGAAACTGCAAGGAAGCTGTCAGTGGATGAGATGTATCTTGTTGACTCTGGAGGACAGTACCT TGACGGCACTACTGATATAACGCGTACTGTACACTGGGGTAAACCCACTGACTTTCAGAAG GAGGCCTACACAAGAGTGCTCATGGGAAATATTGAGATTTCAAGAAGCGTCTTTCCTGCTGGAACTAGAG GTGTGAACATGGAGATGCTGGGACGAAGAGCACTGTGGGAAGTGGGTTTAAATTATGGTCATGGCACAGGTCATGGTTTGGGGAACTACTTTGGAGTCCATGAAT GGCCTGTGGGTTTTCAGTCCAATAATATTCCATTTCAAGAGGGGATGTTCACATCAATTG AACCTGGTTATTACAAGGAGAATGACTTTGGTATAAGGATAGAGGACATTGCTGTCACTGTTCCAGCTACTACAGAG CTTGGCAACAATTACTTGACATTTGAAACCGTCTCACTGGTGCCTTATGACAGAAAACTAATAAACACTTCTCTTCTAAGTCCTGAGCAG GTGCACTGGCTCAACAAATACTATGAGAGCATCCGGAGCGTGGTGGGTCCCGAGCTGGAGAGGCAGGCGCTGAAGGAGGAGTATGACTGGATGATGAAGCATACGGCACCCTTCCTTAGTGCTGGAGCTTCAGCTGTCATCTCATCAGTCACACTCTTAGTAACAATGCTGCCCTCTGTTTTACTGCATAATCTGCTGTAA